Genomic DNA from Chlamydiota bacterium:
TTCGTGTGGGATCCATTTCCTTTGGCTATGACCCCAGCAATATAACTTCCTTCGGGTTGTTCTACTCCGTTCCTGTCTTTTCCGTTCCAGGTGAAGTTGATCGAGGTTCCTTCGCCTTTGACGATGTAGAGGATGTCCGCTTTATTAATCTTTTTAAGGGACCCCTCACCTAGCCTCTCCCCGTGAAAACGGGGAGAGGGAGATAAAAGCTCTTTTTCGATATCATCGATCTCTAGGTTTTGGGCTAGGTCGTCAATCAGTTCTCCTTCTTTCGCCTCTCGTCCCTCATCTCTCGTCCCTCGTTCGTTCATCCCTCGTCCCTCGTCCCTCGTGCTTCGTCCTTCGTCTCTCGTCTCTCGTCCATCGTGCTTCGTCCCTCGTGCTTCTTTGCTCTTAACAACGTATCCAATCCATTTTATTTTTTCTTCCCGTTCTCCCTTTTTCTTAGGTTTCGCATTCGTTGTTGAAATGGTTCCTGTGATTTTTACGGGGTTTATGGTTGGGTTACATGGGTTTGGGGTGGCAGCAAGTGTTGTGATTTGGATGGAAGATTTCAAACCTAAACTTTTTAGTTCTAGCTCTGGTTCTGCTTTTGCTATTGCTTTGACTTCAGCCCTTGCTTCTATCTTCGCTTCTGGCTTTCCTGTAAGCAATGTCAAAAAAAACATTCCACTTACGATTCCCCAAAAAATTCCTCTGATGTGTTGCAAAGAAGGTTGATTCATTTACGTCCCCGCTGATTTAATCACCGACGGCTGCTAACCAATAATTATTTTTTGATGTCAATTTAGTTTTTGCCCTTTAAGTAGGTTCCCGGCTCCCTTGATTTGGCTAAACTCGAGTCGGATGAGACCGGCCTCTGCTCTCTTACCCCAAGAGGAAGAGGAGACATTAATCTCGATCTAAATCAGACCCCAATCTCAGCCTGAACTAATGGTAAACTAAGCCCTGCCTTTTGCAAGCCTCACCTGAAGCGAGAGAGCAGAGAAAATCTAAAACTCAAACACTGATTCATCCATTTGGAAGCAGTTGCTTAAAGCGGCCTGCATCTGAGGGATCTACAACGACAGAGCCTCTGAGACCCAACTTTTTCTTGTGTTCCTTATGAGCCATTAAATGACTTCCAAAGGCCTTATAACGAAGGACTTTTCCTGTCCCCGTAATTTTAAATCTTTTTTTTGCACCCTTAACCGTTTTAATTTTTGGCATAACGTCCTTAGACTTAATGAATAATTAACATTACTTATTTACTCTTCGTCGGCCCAATAATCATAATCATGTTTCGGCCGAACAACTTTGGAGACTGTTCTACAGCTCCTACTTCAACGACATCCCCCACCAAACGCTCCAAAACACGCTTCCCATAATCCATATGGGCGAATTCACGACCTCTAAAAGCTAGACTTACTTTGACCTTATTCCCTTTTTTGAGAAATTCAAAAATAT
This window encodes:
- the rpmI gene encoding 50S ribosomal protein L35, whose protein sequence is MPKIKTVKGAKKRFKITGTGKVLRYKAFGSHLMAHKEHKKKLGLRGSVVVDPSDAGRFKQLLPNG